From a region of the Desulfovibrio desulfuricans genome:
- a CDS encoding periplasmic heavy metal sensor yields MMKPLLSLCVLASLCLPQPTAADQTDYAEYTPSPGSPAANHAADMRTWLQQLSPAQRAKAQAVIDEYSPKVNELRKSIMLKKNELAHLSYNQTTSPETLPRLGHELQQLRDELRALLQRADQRMGTEVGVPLGSPQTRGCSMEYPGLSTSASK; encoded by the coding sequence ATGATGAAACCCCTTCTTTCCCTTTGTGTTCTGGCCAGTCTGTGCCTCCCCCAGCCAACGGCGGCGGATCAGACCGACTATGCGGAATATACACCTTCGCCGGGAAGCCCCGCAGCCAACCACGCCGCAGATATGCGGACATGGCTGCAACAGCTTTCGCCCGCGCAGCGGGCCAAAGCCCAGGCCGTCATTGACGAATACTCCCCCAAGGTGAACGAACTGCGCAAAAGCATCATGCTGAAAAAAAACGAGCTTGCCCACCTGAGCTACAACCAGACCACCTCGCCGGAAACGCTGCCCCGTCTGGGGCATGAATTACAGCAATTGCGAGATGAACTGCGCGCCCTTCTGCAACGAGCAGACCAGCGAATGGGTACTGAGGTAGGCGTTCCGCTTGGCAGCCCGCAAACGCGCGGGTGCAGCATGGAATATCCCGGTCTGTCCACTTCCGCCAGCAAATAA
- a CDS encoding Spy/CpxP family protein refolding chaperone, which produces MKSKNIAIAAILAATLMGGAITAYSQPGPAGDMPEGMREMGGCMGEMPCPGMQGHGMMGRGAYTPEQQQKYDAIVAEFVKQMEPVKDQMFIKRQELRALQNASNPDIAAVRATATELLQLRKQLGQMHETMTQRLEKEVGKPAVAPMPKKDAPAAAKHQHGAAQ; this is translated from the coding sequence ATGAAATCCAAAAACATCGCCATCGCAGCCATACTTGCAGCAACCCTGATGGGTGGCGCCATAACCGCCTACAGCCAACCTGGCCCCGCAGGCGATATGCCAGAAGGCATGCGGGAAATGGGCGGCTGCATGGGTGAAATGCCCTGCCCCGGAATGCAAGGACACGGCATGATGGGACGTGGGGCGTATACCCCCGAACAACAGCAGAAGTATGATGCCATTGTGGCCGAGTTCGTCAAACAGATGGAACCCGTAAAGGACCAGATGTTCATCAAGCGACAGGAGCTGCGCGCCCTGCAAAATGCCTCCAACCCCGATATTGCGGCTGTGCGCGCCACTGCCACCGAATTGCTGCAACTCAGAAAGCAGCTCGGCCAGATGCACGAAACCATGACTCAGCGTCTTGAAAAGGAAGTGGGCAAGCCTGCCGTTGCCCCCATGCCCAAAAAGGACGCCCCCGCTGCGGCGAAACATCAGCACGGCGCGGCCCAGTAA
- a CDS encoding radical SAM protein: MPPKKKFLSMTLMDIPSPFYRQAHSVDACCESVPAALHDQGANMNMAQNIAQTSSQTGGKERPVPLNFAWLQRGAEPRQAVVPVFLPFRGCPVRCVFCAQDVQTGVGDCQNPDCAEGSRAASVEGLLLAARESLRLRHESGQPAAELAFYGGTFTALPEEDMAACLNLACEAQEKGWIRSFRCSTRPDRVDAPILERLRAAGCGVVELGVQSFADSALAASRRGYTGGTAQAACVLVRAAGLKLVVQLLPGMPGHSPQFFMDDVPAALAVGAQMLRFYPCLVLEGTGLAAMWRDGSYKPWPLEDTLESLAHGWLVAARANVPVIRMGLAPEPGLESAVLAGPVDRELGGRVKGRALLLAVRELLGENAATPAAQFDLQLPRSAQGFFWGAKGELRARWAALGLRTVSFDDNTSPQLVFI; this comes from the coding sequence ATGCCCCCCAAAAAAAAGTTTTTGTCCATGACCCTTATGGACATTCCTTCGCCCTTTTATAGACAAGCTCATTCCGTGGATGCCTGCTGTGAATCTGTGCCCGCCGCACTGCATGACCAGGGAGCTAATATGAATATGGCTCAGAATATTGCGCAGACCTCATCGCAGACTGGAGGCAAAGAGCGCCCGGTGCCGCTGAATTTTGCATGGCTGCAGCGCGGTGCGGAACCTCGGCAGGCCGTTGTGCCGGTTTTTTTACCATTCAGGGGCTGCCCTGTGCGCTGTGTTTTTTGCGCGCAGGACGTGCAGACTGGCGTTGGCGACTGCCAAAATCCGGATTGTGCGGAAGGCTCGCGCGCCGCAAGTGTGGAGGGTCTGCTGCTCGCCGCACGGGAGAGTTTGCGCCTGCGCCATGAAAGCGGGCAGCCTGCGGCGGAGCTGGCATTTTACGGCGGCACTTTCACCGCATTGCCGGAGGAGGATATGGCCGCCTGCCTCAATCTGGCCTGCGAAGCGCAGGAAAAAGGCTGGATACGTTCCTTCCGCTGTTCAACCCGCCCGGACAGGGTGGATGCCCCAATACTGGAGCGGTTGCGCGCCGCAGGCTGCGGTGTGGTGGAACTGGGCGTGCAGAGCTTTGCCGATAGTGCGCTTGCCGCCTCCCGCCGGGGCTATACCGGCGGCACTGCCCAGGCGGCCTGCGTTCTTGTGCGGGCTGCTGGCCTCAAGCTGGTGGTGCAGCTCCTGCCCGGCATGCCGGGGCATAGCCCGCAGTTTTTTATGGACGATGTGCCAGCGGCCCTGGCTGTGGGCGCGCAGATGCTGCGGTTTTATCCCTGCCTTGTGCTTGAAGGAACGGGCCTTGCCGCCATGTGGCGCGATGGGAGCTACAAACCCTGGCCGCTGGAGGATACACTTGAAAGCCTTGCCCACGGATGGCTCGTGGCAGCACGGGCCAACGTGCCCGTGATCCGTATGGGCCTTGCCCCGGAGCCGGGGCTGGAGAGTGCCGTGCTTGCCGGGCCGGTGGACAGGGAACTTGGCGGCAGGGTCAAGGGGCGTGCCTTGCTGCTGGCGGTAAGGGAACTGCTTGGCGAGAATGCGGCAACACCAGCCGCGCAGTTTGATTTGCAGCTGCCCCGGTCAGCCCAGGGTTTCTTTTGGGGCGCAAAGGGAGAACTGCGCGCCAGATGGGCGGCGCTGGGGCTGCGCACGGTATCTTTTGACGATAACACCTCGCCGCAGCTTGTTTTTATCTAG
- a CDS encoding integration host factor subunit alpha, translated as MKKTLTKADIVEAIYEETDKNRVDVKNVVEKLLEIMKVAIKKDRALLISGFGKFECYDKASRKGRNPKTDETITLPPRKVMVFRLSRKLRAELNP; from the coding sequence ATGAAAAAAACACTGACCAAAGCGGACATCGTGGAGGCCATCTACGAAGAAACGGACAAAAACCGCGTAGATGTCAAGAACGTGGTAGAAAAACTGCTGGAGATCATGAAGGTCGCCATCAAAAAAGACCGGGCCCTGCTTATCAGCGGCTTCGGCAAGTTTGAGTGTTATGACAAGGCCTCCCGCAAGGGCCGCAACCCCAAGACAGATGAAACCATCACCCTGCCGCCGCGCAAGGTTATGGTGTTCCGCCTCTCGCGCAAGCTTCGCGCAGAGCTGAACCCCTAG
- a CDS encoding MBOAT family O-acyltransferase, which translates to MLFNSYTFLFAFLPLLLVCWRLTQGYGPTGLALVLLAFSVVFYGLWGLPFLILLAVILGMNYAFALALAAPEPEQKQDAAPAENAEGDDEKACLCGSRKQAGCRFHLSRKGLLVLALVLNLLPLLWFKYSAFLAQNLGALLHAQWHFTPPGLPLGISFYTFIQIAWLVSVYRGQVTPQGFTRHALFSACFPYVISGPIVRYEQIGPQFDTLAPATAENLAQGFTLFTIGMVKKVLLADSIALYADSVFNAAEKAFPLSGAEAWLGSLCYTFQLYFDFSGYTDMAIGLALMLGLRLPENFDSPYKSTGIVDFWRRWHITLSSWLRDFLYIPLGGNRKGRLMQYRNLFLTMLIGGAWHGAGWTFIVWGALHGSMLGINHFFRACIKGKTLERVLALAPLRICSILFTFFCINLCWVVFRALTIEGAGRMFKAMFTGPFTREAAGLSATTDGLTGFAALVARWLPNNYIQGWVPFALLLVSFLVVWALPNSHEILHGRRDGSRPRLSWRPTAAWATGLAVMAFLTLILVSRKATFLYFQF; encoded by the coding sequence ATGCTTTTCAACTCGTACACATTCCTTTTCGCCTTTCTACCCCTGCTGCTGGTGTGCTGGCGGCTGACCCAGGGCTACGGCCCCACGGGTCTTGCTCTGGTGCTGCTGGCTTTTTCCGTAGTATTTTACGGTTTGTGGGGTTTGCCCTTCCTGATTCTGCTGGCTGTGATTCTGGGCATGAACTATGCCTTTGCCCTTGCCCTGGCAGCGCCGGAGCCAGAGCAGAAACAGGATGCCGCCCCCGCTGAAAACGCGGAAGGCGATGACGAAAAGGCCTGCCTGTGCGGTTCGCGCAAACAGGCTGGCTGCCGGTTCCACCTGAGCCGCAAGGGCCTGCTGGTTCTTGCCCTGGTGCTCAACCTGCTGCCCCTGCTGTGGTTCAAGTACTCCGCCTTTCTGGCCCAAAATCTTGGGGCGCTGCTGCATGCGCAGTGGCATTTCACCCCGCCCGGGCTGCCCCTGGGTATTTCTTTTTATACCTTCATCCAGATCGCCTGGCTTGTCAGCGTATACCGCGGGCAGGTCACGCCGCAGGGCTTTACGCGGCATGCGTTGTTCTCCGCCTGCTTTCCCTATGTTATTTCCGGGCCAATCGTGCGCTATGAGCAGATAGGCCCGCAGTTTGACACCCTTGCGCCAGCCACTGCGGAGAATCTGGCTCAGGGTTTCACGCTTTTCACCATCGGCATGGTCAAAAAAGTTCTGCTGGCCGACAGCATTGCCCTGTACGCCGACTCTGTATTCAATGCGGCGGAAAAGGCCTTTCCGCTCAGCGGGGCCGAGGCGTGGCTGGGTTCTCTGTGCTATACCTTCCAGCTGTATTTCGACTTTTCGGGCTACACGGACATGGCCATTGGCCTTGCCCTCATGCTGGGCCTCAGGCTGCCTGAAAACTTTGACTCGCCCTACAAATCCACAGGCATTGTGGACTTCTGGCGGCGCTGGCACATCACGCTCAGTTCGTGGCTGCGCGATTTTCTGTACATCCCCCTTGGCGGCAACCGCAAAGGGCGGCTCATGCAGTACCGCAACCTGTTTCTGACCATGCTGATCGGCGGCGCGTGGCACGGCGCTGGCTGGACCTTTATTGTCTGGGGCGCGCTGCACGGTTCCATGCTGGGCATCAACCACTTTTTCCGCGCCTGCATCAAGGGCAAGACGCTGGAGCGCGTGCTGGCCCTTGCGCCTCTGCGCATCTGCTCCATCCTGTTTACATTTTTCTGCATCAACCTGTGCTGGGTTGTGTTCCGCGCGCTGACAATTGAAGGCGCAGGCCGCATGTTCAAAGCCATGTTCACAGGGCCGTTTACGCGTGAAGCGGCGGGCCTGAGCGCAACAACCGACGGGCTTACGGGCTTTGCCGCCCTGGTGGCCCGCTGGCTGCCCAACAACTACATTCAGGGATGGGTTCCCTTTGCCCTGCTGCTGGTGAGTTTTCTGGTGGTCTGGGCGCTGCCCAACAGCCACGAGATTCTGCACGGCAGACGCGATGGCAGCCGCCCGCGCCTGAGCTGGCGGCCCACAGCCGCCTGGGCTACGGGGCTGGCCGTCATGGCCTTCCTCACCCTGATTCTGGTTTCGCGCAAGGCGACCTTCCTGTACTTCCAATTTTAA
- a CDS encoding sel1 repeat family protein has protein sequence MFLRWGAVYSRAHLISAIRAVFVYSLCVSLALPGGAAFAASDSVFVQGTGAPNAPIGGSNAPSPNGMGGQPFGGGTSPTLSQPMPAAPVQTPTVQVPTVQTPTVQTPNVAAPSVPTPQQVNPLNAPGAPAPAQAQQPQAPAAQGASAPAAPAQPASPALEAPKKPEAPVKEKGSKNRRDKKSKKGKKESAAEQEKNAPAVESTPTKAPVPVPQRTSPPTQAEEAATAYAKGDYATAESIWSKQAEAGDGQAMNNLGVLYDLGQGVEPDLGRALHWFAESAKTGHPSGMSNYGRMLEQGRGIEPNPAEAARWFDLAARQGQPEAQYNLGMLYELGRGVQQDFTAAAAWYSRAAAQQQTEALFRLGHFYRIGQGVTKNPSRAVLLLYAAAMNGDANAMKELEDMARAEPSRPEAVLFGQRLDNTDRNSMREALRQYGATVIREDDAYICDLYDAAKVAPGARQMAICYGPGKPGPLGFLELDYTAPNNTVEGMILKMVTDRFGKASAGEGDDAHLWNLGSVVVATRYEPTRGQLSLMYMVPRVYHLTRQR, from the coding sequence ATGTTTCTTCGATGGGGCGCGGTTTACAGCCGCGCCCATCTTATTTCAGCCATCCGGGCCGTATTCGTGTACAGCCTGTGCGTGTCCCTGGCGCTGCCGGGCGGCGCGGCTTTTGCCGCGTCAGACTCCGTTTTTGTTCAGGGTACTGGCGCGCCCAACGCTCCAATTGGTGGGAGCAATGCGCCCAGCCCCAACGGCATGGGTGGGCAACCCTTCGGGGGCGGAACTTCGCCCACGCTTTCGCAGCCAATGCCAGCAGCGCCAGTACAGACGCCTACTGTTCAGGTGCCTACCGTGCAAACACCCACGGTGCAGACCCCAAACGTCGCAGCGCCATCCGTGCCCACGCCGCAGCAGGTCAACCCCCTGAACGCACCGGGAGCGCCCGCCCCTGCTCAGGCCCAGCAACCGCAGGCTCCTGCGGCACAGGGCGCATCTGCCCCCGCCGCTCCTGCCCAGCCCGCAAGCCCTGCCCTTGAAGCGCCCAAAAAGCCAGAAGCTCCAGTGAAGGAAAAGGGCTCAAAAAACCGCAGAGATAAAAAATCAAAAAAGGGCAAGAAGGAATCGGCCGCCGAGCAGGAAAAAAACGCGCCTGCAGTGGAAAGCACCCCCACCAAGGCACCAGTGCCTGTTCCGCAAAGGACTTCGCCGCCCACGCAGGCGGAAGAAGCCGCAACAGCCTACGCCAAGGGCGATTATGCCACCGCGGAAAGCATCTGGAGCAAACAGGCCGAAGCGGGCGATGGGCAGGCCATGAACAACCTTGGCGTGCTTTATGACCTCGGGCAGGGGGTGGAGCCTGACCTGGGCCGCGCCCTGCACTGGTTTGCAGAATCAGCCAAGACCGGGCACCCCTCGGGCATGAGCAACTACGGGCGCATGCTGGAACAGGGACGCGGCATAGAACCCAACCCCGCGGAAGCCGCGCGCTGGTTTGATCTGGCGGCGCGGCAGGGCCAGCCTGAGGCTCAGTATAATCTGGGCATGCTCTATGAGCTGGGGCGCGGGGTACAGCAGGATTTCACTGCGGCGGCGGCATGGTACAGCCGCGCAGCCGCGCAGCAGCAAACCGAGGCTCTGTTCCGCCTTGGGCATTTTTACCGCATCGGGCAGGGCGTGACCAAGAACCCCTCGCGGGCGGTGCTGCTGCTTTATGCGGCGGCCATGAACGGCGATGCCAACGCCATGAAAGAACTGGAAGATATGGCCCGCGCCGAACCTTCGCGCCCCGAGGCCGTTCTGTTTGGCCAGCGGCTCGACAATACCGACAGAAATTCCATGCGTGAAGCCCTGCGACAGTACGGAGCAACCGTTATCCGCGAGGATGACGCCTATATCTGCGACCTGTACGATGCCGCCAAGGTTGCCCCCGGCGCGCGCCAGATGGCGATCTGTTACGGCCCCGGAAAACCCGGCCCTCTGGGATTTCTTGAGCTGGATTACACCGCGCCGAACAATACGGTGGAGGGCATGATCCTCAAGATGGTCACTGACCGTTTTGGCAAGGCCTCGGCCGGGGAAGGCGATGACGCCCACCTCTGGAATCTGGGTTCTGTGGTGGTTGCCACGCGCTATGAGCCTACGCGCGGGCAGTTGAGCCTCATGTACATGGTTCCCCGCGTGTACCACCTGACGCGCCAGCGGTAG
- a CDS encoding LysR substrate-binding domain-containing protein — protein MTLKQLQVFLAVARFQNLTQAAEALFLTKGAVSQALQELERHLGVRLFDRVHPHLRLNHEGARLWPLADEMLQRAEAIERTFQAGGACFLSIGASKTIGNYLLPQLMHDFEKDHGWLPKAQIANTNRLLELVEGYVLDVVLLEGEQHRTDMVAEEWLKDEMAVVACKRHALADGKAHAPEELAGQRWILREPDSGTRAFFAHTLGSLIAPYTVALSLSSTEAVLGMVEHGLGITFASRLMAELPGFSSRFSIIRLTQTFSRTFSLCWHESKYHSAGMDTFIRFCRAWSPLNR, from the coding sequence ATGACACTCAAGCAATTGCAGGTTTTTCTGGCTGTGGCGCGGTTTCAGAACCTCACACAGGCCGCAGAGGCTCTGTTTCTGACCAAGGGCGCGGTTTCCCAGGCCTTGCAGGAACTGGAGCGGCACCTCGGCGTGCGCCTGTTTGACCGGGTACACCCGCATTTGCGGCTGAATCATGAGGGTGCGCGCCTGTGGCCGCTGGCGGATGAAATGCTGCAAAGGGCCGAGGCCATCGAGCGGACGTTTCAGGCTGGCGGGGCCTGCTTTTTGAGCATTGGGGCCAGCAAGACCATTGGCAACTATCTGCTGCCGCAATTGATGCACGATTTTGAAAAGGATCACGGCTGGCTGCCCAAGGCGCAGATAGCCAACACCAACCGCCTGCTTGAACTGGTGGAAGGCTATGTTCTGGATGTGGTGCTGCTGGAGGGCGAACAGCATCGGACCGACATGGTGGCAGAGGAATGGCTAAAGGATGAAATGGCGGTGGTGGCGTGCAAGAGGCATGCTCTGGCGGACGGCAAGGCCCACGCGCCGGAAGAGCTGGCAGGCCAGCGCTGGATTCTGAGGGAGCCGGATTCCGGCACGAGGGCCTTTTTTGCGCACACCCTAGGCTCGCTCATTGCGCCCTATACCGTGGCCCTGAGCCTCAGCTCCACCGAGGCGGTGCTGGGCATGGTGGAGCATGGGTTGGGCATCACCTTTGCTTCACGGCTCATGGCCGAGCTGCCAGGCTTCAGCAGCCGTTTTTCAATAATCCGGCTGACGCAGACGTTTTCACGCACATTTTCTCTTTGCTGGCACGAGTCGAAATACCATTCTGCGGGCATGGATACGTTTATCCGCTTTTGCCGGGCGTGGTCGCCGCTCAACAGATAG
- a CDS encoding TDT family transporter, with product MLQSVRNFFRAVPTPLAGLALGIASLGIGLEKSLPLHNFAQVFGALTSMTLILLLAGKFALNPRLLLEELRHPVLGSILPTTSMALMLQSKSLSILDARAAQWLWLFAVVLHLCLLLAFVAFRARQFSLHHMLPSWFVPFVGISVAAMTVPGPAYYQLAYGLMVFGMVNYATLLPVMLYRLIFSREIEDASKPTIAVLAAPASLSLVAYLSLEPTPSLLLCSLLLGVAVLMTSIIYVAFFKLLRLPFSPGFAAYTFPMAVGATALYKVSELLAAYPATLEYALQLKVLAVLEMIVATLVVAYVCWRYLIFYVRAWDTLLRAQRAAHA from the coding sequence ATGTTGCAGAGTGTTCGCAATTTCTTTCGCGCTGTTCCCACGCCCCTTGCGGGGCTGGCCCTTGGCATTGCCAGCCTGGGCATCGGGCTTGAAAAAAGCCTGCCCCTCCACAATTTCGCACAGGTTTTTGGCGCGCTGACATCCATGACGCTGATTCTGCTGCTGGCGGGCAAATTTGCCCTGAACCCAAGGCTGCTGCTCGAAGAACTGCGCCATCCCGTGCTTGGCAGCATTTTGCCCACCACCTCAATGGCCCTGATGCTGCAATCCAAGAGTCTGAGCATTCTGGATGCGCGGGCGGCCCAGTGGCTCTGGCTGTTTGCCGTGGTCCTGCATCTCTGCCTGTTGCTGGCCTTTGTAGCCTTCCGGGCACGGCAGTTCAGCCTTCACCACATGCTGCCGAGCTGGTTTGTACCCTTTGTTGGCATCAGCGTGGCGGCCATGACGGTTCCCGGCCCGGCCTACTACCAGCTTGCCTATGGTCTGATGGTTTTTGGCATGGTCAATTACGCGACCCTGCTGCCTGTCATGTTGTATCGCCTCATATTTTCCAGGGAAATCGAAGACGCATCCAAGCCCACCATCGCGGTGCTTGCCGCTCCGGCCAGCCTCTCGCTGGTAGCCTATCTGAGCCTTGAGCCAACCCCCTCCCTGCTCCTGTGCAGCCTTTTGCTCGGGGTGGCGGTGCTGATGACCAGCATCATCTATGTTGCCTTTTTCAAACTGCTGCGTTTGCCCTTCAGCCCCGGCTTTGCGGCCTACACCTTCCCCATGGCGGTGGGTGCAACAGCGCTGTACAAGGTTTCCGAACTGCTGGCCGCGTACCCGGCAACGCTGGAGTACGCCCTGCAACTCAAGGTGCTGGCAGTGCTGGAAATGATTGTCGCCACCCTGGTTGTGGCCTATGTGTGCTGGCGCTACCTGATCTTTTACGTTCGGGCGTGGGATACGCTGCTGCGCGCGCAAAGGGCGGCGCACGCCTGA
- a CDS encoding sulfite exporter TauE/SafE family protein, translating to MLVFAAMLLLGILLGFVGAGGAGVMITMLSVGFDIPMQVALGTSLAAMAFTSLSGSISHFREGNVNRRLGLLLGAFGAAGAFCGAHISSGLASATLKPLTGVVLMLSAFLIYLRVFHPANPLFSFRFTSTRGVKFWLLTGMVGVFNGLVSGACGVGATPFIQMTLLIIFNVPLYQTVGTTMLVILPIAAFGSLGFLAAGHLDLVLFLQVLAGQVIGAYVGAKFTRMAPQLLLKGCMVALPGLGGLILLLAR from the coding sequence ATGCTTGTTTTTGCCGCCATGCTTTTGTTGGGGATATTGCTGGGCTTTGTGGGCGCTGGCGGCGCTGGGGTTATGATCACCATGCTCAGCGTGGGCTTTGACATCCCCATGCAGGTCGCCCTTGGCACCTCGCTCGCGGCCATGGCTTTTACGTCCCTCTCAGGCTCCATCAGCCACTTTCGCGAGGGCAACGTCAACCGCAGGCTGGGCTTGCTGCTGGGCGCGTTTGGCGCCGCCGGGGCCTTCTGCGGCGCGCATATTTCGTCCGGGCTTGCCTCCGCCACGCTCAAACCGCTGACTGGCGTGGTGCTTATGCTCTCCGCCTTCCTCATTTATCTGCGGGTCTTTCACCCTGCCAATCCGCTGTTCAGCTTTCGTTTCACCAGCACCCGCGGCGTGAAGTTCTGGCTGCTGACAGGCATGGTGGGCGTATTCAACGGTCTGGTTTCCGGGGCTTGCGGCGTGGGGGCAACGCCCTTTATCCAGATGACCCTGCTGATTATCTTCAATGTGCCGCTCTATCAGACTGTAGGCACAACCATGCTGGTCATTCTGCCCATCGCAGCCTTTGGCAGCCTGGGGTTTCTCGCCGCCGGGCATCTGGATCTTGTGCTGTTCCTGCAGGTTCTGGCTGGTCAGGTCATCGGCGCGTATGTGGGTGCAAAGTTTACCCGCATGGCTCCGCAATTGCTGCTCAAAGGCTGCATGGTGGCGCTGCCGGGGCTGGGCGGTCTGATTCTGCTGCTCGCCCGCTAA
- a CDS encoding AbrB family transcriptional regulator, with amino-acid sequence MGTTIMLFAVGLAGSFVFDRFHLPGGAMTGAMIAVVIFKSCGSITSPDMAHWVRFIVYGCVGVLVGNMYNPGMLDAVRDTWPMMLLSTGIILMAGLLCTWIAVRWGGLSVGGAYLATSPGGFNAVVALSGGTGAEAPMVMVYHLVRIYAIVLLSPIVAKMLSYLVK; translated from the coding sequence ATGGGGACAACAATAATGCTGTTTGCCGTGGGGCTTGCAGGAAGCTTTGTTTTTGACCGTTTTCATCTGCCCGGCGGGGCCATGACCGGGGCCATGATCGCCGTGGTGATTTTCAAAAGCTGCGGTTCCATTACCTCGCCCGACATGGCGCACTGGGTGCGCTTTATTGTTTACGGGTGCGTGGGTGTGCTTGTGGGCAACATGTATAATCCCGGTATGCTCGATGCCGTGCGCGACACCTGGCCCATGATGCTGCTTTCAACGGGCATCATTTTGATGGCGGGGCTTTTGTGCACCTGGATTGCCGTGCGCTGGGGCGGGCTTTCTGTGGGCGGAGCGTATCTGGCGACCAGCCCTGGGGGATTCAACGCTGTGGTGGCGCTTTCCGGCGGCACAGGGGCAGAAGCCCCCATGGTGATGGTCTATCATCTGGTGCGTATCTATGCCATTGTGCTGCTCTCGCCAATTGTTGCCAAGATGCTGTCTTATTTAGTGAAGTAA
- the ggt gene encoding gamma-glutamyltransferase, whose amino-acid sequence MNFASSPYAETESQRFDPMTTRGMVTSPHYLATQAGVDILRKGGTALDAAVAVAAVLAVVYPQMCSIGGDNFWLAHEAATGALHGINACGRSGENVTRDFFAQKGLSSIPLRGPLAACTVPGVVSGWDAAHALSRSWGSPLALGDLLQEAISLAAEGFAVTPSLAHWLHEDCKPDPTGYRQLQRLPGFAHTFLPTGAPPQTGAVLRLPDLAATLGLIASEGARVFYEGELADRLTRWLSDNGGLLTARDFAAHQAETVTPLRVRYRGLECCNLPPNTQGLASLSILNILEHLDIQGMGEGSAAYLHAIVEATKLAFADRDAYVTDPDFADIPVDYLLSPKHGRELASRIDPARALNPTAPLEPKGDTCWFGVVDAQGNAVSAIQSIFHDFGAGLVAGDTGILLQNRGSFFSLDPAHINRLEPRKRTMHTLNPPMLRKDGKPWLVYGTMGGEGQPQTQAAIVTRMVDFGLSPHDAVAAPRWLYGRSWGLPVNNLRLEGRFSPQLAEALTKQGHSVERIADFSDLMGHAGAILCDQDTGVLFGATDPRSDGLAAGY is encoded by the coding sequence ATGAATTTTGCATCCAGCCCCTATGCGGAAACGGAATCCCAGCGTTTTGACCCCATGACCACGCGGGGAATGGTTACATCTCCTCACTATCTTGCCACCCAGGCAGGCGTGGATATTCTGCGCAAGGGGGGCACCGCCCTCGACGCCGCCGTTGCAGTAGCGGCAGTGCTGGCCGTTGTGTACCCGCAGATGTGCAGCATCGGCGGCGACAACTTCTGGCTGGCGCACGAGGCAGCGACAGGCGCGCTGCACGGCATCAACGCCTGTGGCCGCTCTGGCGAAAATGTCACGCGGGATTTTTTTGCGCAAAAGGGCCTTTCGTCCATTCCCCTGCGCGGGCCGCTGGCTGCCTGCACTGTGCCCGGTGTGGTTTCTGGTTGGGATGCCGCCCATGCACTCAGCCGGTCATGGGGCAGCCCTCTTGCTCTTGGCGACCTGCTGCAAGAGGCCATCAGCCTCGCGGCAGAAGGTTTTGCCGTAACGCCCTCTCTGGCCCACTGGCTGCATGAGGACTGCAAGCCTGATCCCACGGGTTATCGGCAATTGCAGCGGCTTCCCGGCTTTGCCCATACTTTTTTGCCCACCGGCGCACCCCCGCAAACAGGGGCTGTGCTGCGCCTGCCCGACCTTGCCGCTACTCTTGGCCTCATCGCCAGCGAGGGCGCGCGCGTATTTTACGAAGGCGAACTGGCCGACCGCCTGACCCGCTGGCTCTCGGACAACGGCGGTCTGCTCACTGCGCGGGATTTCGCCGCACATCAGGCAGAAACCGTCACGCCCCTGCGTGTGCGCTACCGGGGCCTTGAGTGCTGCAACCTGCCGCCCAATACCCAGGGTCTGGCTTCGCTCTCCATACTCAACATCCTTGAGCATCTGGATATCCAAGGCATGGGCGAGGGCAGCGCCGCATACCTGCATGCCATAGTCGAAGCCACCAAGCTGGCCTTTGCCGATCGCGATGCTTATGTGACCGACCCGGACTTTGCCGACATTCCTGTAGATTATCTGCTTTCTCCGAAGCATGGGCGCGAGCTTGCCAGCCGCATTGACCCTGCCCGCGCCCTCAACCCCACCGCCCCATTGGAACCCAAGGGCGATACCTGCTGGTTTGGCGTGGTGGACGCTCAAGGCAACGCTGTTTCTGCCATCCAGAGCATTTTTCACGACTTTGGCGCTGGCCTTGTGGCTGGCGATACGGGCATCCTGCTGCAAAACCGGGGCAGCTTTTTTTCGCTTGATCCCGCCCATATTAACAGACTTGAACCGCGCAAGCGCACCATGCATACGCTCAACCCGCCCATGCTGCGCAAGGACGGCAAGCCATGGCTCGTTTACGGCACCATGGGCGGCGAGGGCCAACCTCAAACCCAGGCGGCTATAGTCACCCGAATGGTAGATTTTGGCCTGAGCCCGCACGATGCTGTGGCCGCGCCGCGCTGGCTGTATGGCCGAAGCTGGGGCCTGCCGGTAAACAACCTCCGGCTCGAAGGCCGCTTCAGCCCGCAATTGGCCGAAGCCCTGACCAAACAGGGGCACTCGGTTGAACGCATTGCAGACTTTAGCGATCTGATGGGCCATGCCGGGGCCATTCTTTGTGATCAGGATACCGGGGTGTTGTTTGGAGCAACTGATCCGCGCAGTGACGGGCTGGCTGCTGGTTATTGA